AAGCTCCCCGTACCCCTAAGGTACAATATCACCGTTATGCCGAACTTTCCTGAAAGGTCGAGATGATCATGAACCGTTTTTTGAGCGCTCAAGCCAACCGACTGAGACCGACGACGATTGCCCGCTACACCGGGGGGCTATCGGCCGAGACGGGAAACTTTACGTCCGGGCAGCCGTCGCCAGAGGCCCTGCCGCTTGACGACCTCAAGCCGATTTTCGACAGTCTGCTTGAAACGGAGCCTGCCCTGTTCGGGTACGGGGTGCCACGGGGGGACTCGGAACTTCTTGCGTACTTGTCAAGTTTGGGGCCATCAATTGGCCTTTCCGGCCCGATCCCCGAACGTCAGATCATGATCACTCAGGGCGCGATGGGCGCGGCTCATATCGCCGCCGCCGGCCTGATCGACCCGGGCGACGTGGTGTTGGCCGAGGATCCGTCGTACCCGGAGACGCTCGACGCGTTCGCCAAAAGCGGCGCCCGCATCGTCGGCATCTCTTCCGACGCTGACGGCGTCAACCCAAAAGAGCTCGAACGGCTGTGCCGTCTGCTGTCGCCGAAGGTCCTCTACGTGATCCCTCATTTTCAAAACCCCCGGGGAACCTGCACGTCCCTCGAGCGTCGGCGGCTGATCGCCGAGACGGCCCGACGGTACGATCTGCTGGTCTTCGAGGACGACCCGTACCGGGATCTGTACTTCGACGAGAAGCCTCTGCCGTCAATTTTTTCGATGGCTCCCGAGCGGACGCTGTTTGCCGGCAGTTTTTCCAAGACGGTGGCGCCCGGGTTCCGCTGCGGGTGGCTCGCCGGACCGGATGAGCTGATCGAACGGTTCGTCAATATTCAGGCTCAGACGGTAGTCGCGCTGCCGACTTTTATCCATCGGGCCATTGCCCGGTTTGCCGGATCTCCCCAGTTCGCCGTCCATATGGACGCGTTTCGGTCTGACCTAGCGCGGCGCTGCAGGATCCTCTGCGACGCTCTGACCGAATGGAGCGGCCGACGGGTCATTTTCAGCGAGCCGAAGGGCGGGATGTTCTTGTGGTGCCGGCTGCCCGGTCAGGACGGCGTTCAGGTCCAAAAGCGGCTTCTTGAGCAGTTCAACCTGGCGGTCATTCCTGGGACCGCGTTCAGCTGCCAAGGCGAATGCCTCGACTGCATCCGGCTCACCTACAGCCGCCAGCCGATCGAACGGTTAAAAGCCGACGCCAAAAAACTTGCCCAAGCGCTCGGGGCATTCTGAGCGAGCGTTGCATGTGGCAGGACAGAATATTTATGATAGACTTACATTCAGGATTATCCTATTTATGACCCCACCCTGAAGGAGCTGAACTGTAATGGACGAACAGAACCTGCACGCTCACGATCACGAGAATGAAGAGCACCCCGTGGAAAGCTGCTGCTGCGAGGGCGATCAGCACGATCACGACGAAGGTTGCTGCTGCGGCGGCGACGAACACGATGATGATGGGTGCTGCTGCGACTGCGATATGCCCGCTGACGATTCTTCCTGCCGAGTCAAAAAAATCGTCGCGATTGCCGTCGGAGCGATTGTCCTCTTGGCCTTGTTCGCCGGCATTCTCATGCGCAGCGACGCCGTCCTCACCGAAGTCCGCGGACTGAGAGACGAGATCGTCAATTCCCAGAGGGACACTCAGGCCGTCGTCTCTGAAGTCGCCGCGCTTCTCGGCAAGGCGCAGGCTTCCTTGGCCGCCATCGAGAACAAGGTGAACAGCGACTCCGCTTCCAGCGAGGACGTTTCCGCCGCTTTGAACGAGATCCGCGAGATGTACAAACAGACGAACGTTTCCCTGAACCAAGCGCTGGAGTCAAAGGACAGCATGATCCGCCAGCTGATCGGCGATTTCGGGGCCAAACGTCCGAGCACGCAGCCGGTTCCTCCGGCCGCTGCGCCCGAATCAGCTCCTCAGAAAACCGAGTAATTATTCAGCTCCAACAAGACAAGAAACGGCGGCTCCCGATCGGGAGCCGCCGTTTTTGTCTTTTCAACCCGTGGAGACCTAAATCACTTCAACTTGAGCGGACAGCTTTCCCAGCCCGATGGCCTGTCCGTGGTTCAGTTGGGATTCCGGCTCCGTTTTGGGGTGAATGTGGGAGAACTTTTCGCACCCGCTTGGCAGGGCAGAGCCGACTGCCTCTGTGACCTTATCGAGACAGAACTTGTCCAGCGCGACCGGGTCAATTGACGCGGCAATCCCGATCGGCGGGACGATCGCGTTGTCGCTCCAGCCGCAGCAGTCGCACAGCGGCGTGATGTCGGTCATGACGTTGACGTAAACGACCCGGCGTTTGTCTCTCACAGCCCCAAGCGCGTACTCGGCCATGCGCTCGCCGAAGGCGCTCCGGTCCTCTTCTGATCCCCAGTCGATGGAGATAGCGCTGACCGGGCAGTGGGTCATGCACTCGCTGCAGCCGATGCACTTCGACTGGTCGATGAACGCTTTATTCGCCCCGGCGGGGTTTTTCATCGAGATGGCGCGAACAGGACAGTTGCGGGCGCACCGGCCGCAGGCGATGCACTCTTCAGGGGCCACAGACAGGTTGGCGGCGTGCTGGTCTTTTTTCCCCAACGCGCAGGCACAGCCCATGGCCAAGTTCTTCACCGCCCCGCCGAATCCGGCCCTCACGTGCCCCTTGAAGTGGCTCAGCACGACCATCGAATCGGCGTCTGCGATGCTCCCGGCAATCTTGACCTCTGAAAAGTGTTTTCCGGCAACCGCCACGGGCCGCCAGTCGTTGCTCTTCAGCCCGTCAGCGATGACGACCGGCGCGCCGGTGACCTCAGGGCCGAACCCGTGGCGAACGGCCAAGTTGAGGTGGTCAACGGCGTTGCGCCGGCAGCCCGTATAAAGGGTCGTCGAGTCGCAGAGAAACGGCTTGCCGCCGGCCTCTTTGACCGCGTCGACGATCAGACGGGCGTACTCGGGCCTCAGGTACGTGTCGTTTCCTTCCTCGCCGAAGTGGAGCTTCACCGCCACCAAGTCCCCCTCGGACACGGTCCGCTTCATCTCCACTCGGTTGAGCACGTCCCTCATTCGGTCGAACTTGCTCGTGCCGTTCGCAAACGGCGCGAACCAGATGACCGCATCTTCAACGTTTTCCCTCTTTTTACACGCAGACACCTGACATTCCCCCTCCTTGAAAAATCCCCTGCGTTCATTCATTATAATAGTCGTTAACGAAGAAATTCTCTAAAAACCTTCGAGGTGATCCTATGAACTTTCGGAAGCTCGCTTTTCTTCTTGTAGCCATCGGCCTGTCCGCCGCCCCGGCGGGAGCGATCGACCTGACAAGCGTTCTGCCGGGCCTGTCGTCGGACAGTCAGCCGTCGTCGGCCGGTGACGCGGAAATTTTCAAGCCCTCTGACTCCGATCAGGCAATCAACGCCGAACGGTTGGCGTCGATTACCAAACGGTTGAACGGCTTGGCCGGTACTCCCCTAGACGAAGTCGCTGCCAGCAACGGCGTCACGGCTGACGACGTCAAGGACAGAATTTCACTGCTCAATAACTTGAAGCTGAGTTACGAGCGAATCGCGGCGACTGCGAAAAATATCCCCGGCGCCGAAGCGCAACTTCAGGCGCTCAAGAGCGTGCCGGAAGAAAACGCGCTGCCAAAGGAGAAACCGCCCTTTGACATCGCCACGTACGAGCGGGCGCTGGACGAATCAGATGACTTGGCCGTTTCCCAAGAGCTCAAGGAGGCCGACTTGCGCAACGCCAAGCTGGCGCTGAGCTACGCCCAGTCGAGCCAGCAGGCGGCAGAAAGCAGCTACCGCAGCGCCAAAAGCACGCCGGCAGCCGCGTCAAACGCGTGGAAGATGGAAAACTTAGCTCTGACTGCCGAAGCCGCCAGAGCGGACGTGCTGCTCCGTCAGCTGCTCATCAAGCAATTGACCGCTGAATCCCAGTCGCTGGCAATTCAGATCAACTCGGCGAATAAAAAAACATCTTGGATTGAGTCGAACCTCAAGTTCACCGAAGAGGACTACCGGGACATCTTGAAGTCCCTCGATGCCAACGCGGCTTCGCTGCAAAACAAACTGCAGGAAGCCGAGCGCGAGGCCCCCACGGCAGCTGCCCCTCAATCCGACAGCCAGGATCCAACGATCAAAGAACTGGCCGACTCTCTGTCGTCCCAGAAGAAGAGCTTCACGATGAACCGCATTGAACGGCTTCACGCCGCACTGGCTCGCCTTGCCGCCTGCCGGCAGATGTGGGACCAGCGTTACAAGCTGTTTAACGGCGGCGTGCAGCAGGAAAACATGCCGGTCATCATTGACTCTTTGGGAAAGAACCGGAATTCGATCGAATCAGCACAGGCCTCTCAGCAAAAGCTCATGCTGGCCGTTCAAAAAAGGCTCTCCAGCTTGAACGACCAGACAGCAGGGAAGCAAGGCGGAGAAGCGCAAGAACTCAAAAAACAGATGATCGCCCTGACCAACGCCGAACTGGCTGACTTGGACGCCGACGCGGCCAGCATCGCGTCATTGCTCCGCTTAACCAGCCGCACCCTGCAGGAGTACAAAGCCCGGTACAACGTCGTCCCGGTCACCGAAAAAGTGGCCGGCATGTGGAAAGTGAAGACCGCCGAAATCCTCAACACCGAACTGTGGACCAGCGGCGACTACACGGTTCACCTCAAATCCCTGCTGGGCGCTCTGGTGATCCTTCTGCTGGGCGTGTTCGGCAGCCACAGGGCGACGCGTTTTGTCATGAAGTGGGTTCGCCGCCGGGCTAAAATTGACGAGACGACCGCCGCGACCATCAGCCGGTTCGTCCTCTACCTGTTGTTCTTCATCTGCTTCCTCATCGCCCTCAAACTGGTCAGCATCCCACTCACCGCGTTCGCGTTCCTCGGCGGTGCCTTCGCCATCGCCATTGGGTTCGGCGCTCAGACGCTGTTCACCAACGTCATCTCCGGGATCATGTTGGCGGTCAACCGGCCGTTCCGACTGGGCGACACGCTAGAAATTGACGACGTCCTCGGCGAGGTGAAAGAGATCGGCACCCGAAGCACTCGGCTCAAGACGCCGGACGGACGGGACGTCGTCGTCCCCAACAGCAAGCTGCTGGACAGCCGGCTAATCAACTGGAACCTGACCGACTATTTGAACCGCCGAACGATCACCATCGGTCTGAGCTACGACAGTGACCCCAACAAGGCGATTGAGGTGATGAACCAGGTCGTCAGGACAAATCCTCAGGTGCTTCCCTACCCTGAGCCGGCCATCTACTTCAGCGCGTTCGGCGACAGCTCGCTGAACTTCACCATTTACTACTGGGTCAACCTGAGAGTCGCCTCAGGCCTGAAAGTCGACAGCGACGTCCGGCTGGCCCTGTTCAAGGCTCTTTCCGAATCCGGCTTGGCGATCCCGTTCCCGCGGGTGGACGTCAGCCTGTTGGGGGGCGCTCTTCCTCAACAGACGTCGCCTGTCGAAAACGGCCGGCCGAACAGCTAAACAACAGAAGAATCGCCCCGCCCGAGAAATTTGGGCGGGACGATTCATTCTTTTTCCGGCGAATAGCTTAGCGAAGTAGCTCGACTTACTGCACCAAAAACGATATTGGCCAGCTATAATGTAAAAACCTTCAAATTGGGGGCGTCATCAGGGCGTGCCGGCGTGTGCATGTCAGGCGTTCGTCCTGAGCGCAGCAAGTGATGCTGCAGCAGCTTATGGACCAACTTATTACTTCAAGAGGTGACCGTTATGACTCAACGAGCGTTTCTCCCCTTTGCCCTGCCGGACATCGGACAGAGCGAGATCGACGAAGTTCTCGACTCTTTAAAATCTGGATGGCTGACAACCGGCCCAAAAACTCAGCGGTTTGAAAAGGACTTTGCCCAATACCTCGGCGGCGGCGTTCACGCGATGGCTGTCAACTCAGCGACTGCCGGGCTGCACTTGGCGCTTGAAGCCTGCGGCGTCGGCCCGGGTGATGAGGTCATCACCACGTCGTACACCTTTACGTCGTCGGCAGAAGTCGCCCGATATTTGGGCGCCGAACCGGTTCTGGTAGACGTCCTGCCGGACTCACTGGAAATTGACCTGGCGGCAATTGAGCGGGCGATCTCTCCCAAAACGAAAGTCATTATCCCGGTCCATCTGGCTGGGTTGGCCTGTGACATGAAGCCTCTCCTTGAGCTCGCCCACCGCCACGGCATCAAAGTGGTTGAAGACGCGGCTCACTGCTTCCCGGTTAAGTATCGCGGAGACTTCATCGGCACGCTCGATTCTGACTGCACGGTGTTCAGCTTCTACGCCACGAAGACCATGACGACCGGCGAAGGCGGCATGATCGTCACAAAAGATGCGGAGATTGCCAAGCGCTGCCGGTGCATGAGACTTCACGGCATCGACCGGGACGCGTTCGACCGGTACACATCCGAACGTCCTGCGTGGTACTACGAAATTGTCGCGCCGGGTTTCAAGTACAACATGACCGACATCGCCGCGTCCATCGGTATTCA
This is a stretch of genomic DNA from Jonquetella anthropi DSM 22815. It encodes these proteins:
- a CDS encoding DUF362 domain-containing protein; protein product: MSACKKRENVEDAVIWFAPFANGTSKFDRMRDVLNRVEMKRTVSEGDLVAVKLHFGEEGNDTYLRPEYARLIVDAVKEAGGKPFLCDSTTLYTGCRRNAVDHLNLAVRHGFGPEVTGAPVVIADGLKSNDWRPVAVAGKHFSEVKIAGSIADADSMVVLSHFKGHVRAGFGGAVKNLAMGCACALGKKDQHAANLSVAPEECIACGRCARNCPVRAISMKNPAGANKAFIDQSKCIGCSECMTHCPVSAISIDWGSEEDRSAFGERMAEYALGAVRDKRRVVYVNVMTDITPLCDCCGWSDNAIVPPIGIAASIDPVALDKFCLDKVTEAVGSALPSGCEKFSHIHPKTEPESQLNHGQAIGLGKLSAQVEVI
- a CDS encoding mechanosensitive ion channel domain-containing protein, coding for MNFRKLAFLLVAIGLSAAPAGAIDLTSVLPGLSSDSQPSSAGDAEIFKPSDSDQAINAERLASITKRLNGLAGTPLDEVAASNGVTADDVKDRISLLNNLKLSYERIAATAKNIPGAEAQLQALKSVPEENALPKEKPPFDIATYERALDESDDLAVSQELKEADLRNAKLALSYAQSSQQAAESSYRSAKSTPAAASNAWKMENLALTAEAARADVLLRQLLIKQLTAESQSLAIQINSANKKTSWIESNLKFTEEDYRDILKSLDANAASLQNKLQEAEREAPTAAAPQSDSQDPTIKELADSLSSQKKSFTMNRIERLHAALARLAACRQMWDQRYKLFNGGVQQENMPVIIDSLGKNRNSIESAQASQQKLMLAVQKRLSSLNDQTAGKQGGEAQELKKQMIALTNAELADLDADAASIASLLRLTSRTLQEYKARYNVVPVTEKVAGMWKVKTAEILNTELWTSGDYTVHLKSLLGALVILLLGVFGSHRATRFVMKWVRRRAKIDETTAATISRFVLYLLFFICFLIALKLVSIPLTAFAFLGGAFAIAIGFGAQTLFTNVISGIMLAVNRPFRLGDTLEIDDVLGEVKEIGTRSTRLKTPDGRDVVVPNSKLLDSRLINWNLTDYLNRRTITIGLSYDSDPNKAIEVMNQVVRTNPQVLPYPEPAIYFSAFGDSSLNFTIYYWVNLRVASGLKVDSDVRLALFKALSESGLAIPFPRVDVSLLGGALPQQTSPVENGRPNS
- a CDS encoding DegT/DnrJ/EryC1/StrS family aminotransferase, producing MTQRAFLPFALPDIGQSEIDEVLDSLKSGWLTTGPKTQRFEKDFAQYLGGGVHAMAVNSATAGLHLALEACGVGPGDEVITTSYTFTSSAEVARYLGAEPVLVDVLPDSLEIDLAAIERAISPKTKVIIPVHLAGLACDMKPLLELAHRHGIKVVEDAAHCFPVKYRGDFIGTLDSDCTVFSFYATKTMTTGEGGMIVTKDAEIAKRCRCMRLHGIDRDAFDRYTSERPAWYYEIVAPGFKYNMTDIAASIGIHQLERAKGFMSRRSAIAQKYLQAFADLPVQLPMGPTPEREHSWHLFMLRLSDDAPICRDNFIQEMSNAKIGCSVHYIPLHAQPYWKQRYNLQPQDFPVAEDAWKREVSLPIFTAMKDSDVDYVIEQVRRLLSR
- a CDS encoding PLP-dependent aminotransferase family protein; its protein translation is MNRFLSAQANRLRPTTIARYTGGLSAETGNFTSGQPSPEALPLDDLKPIFDSLLETEPALFGYGVPRGDSELLAYLSSLGPSIGLSGPIPERQIMITQGAMGAAHIAAAGLIDPGDVVLAEDPSYPETLDAFAKSGARIVGISSDADGVNPKELERLCRLLSPKVLYVIPHFQNPRGTCTSLERRRLIAETARRYDLLVFEDDPYRDLYFDEKPLPSIFSMAPERTLFAGSFSKTVAPGFRCGWLAGPDELIERFVNIQAQTVVALPTFIHRAIARFAGSPQFAVHMDAFRSDLARRCRILCDALTEWSGRRVIFSEPKGGMFLWCRLPGQDGVQVQKRLLEQFNLAVIPGTAFSCQGECLDCIRLTYSRQPIERLKADAKKLAQALGAF